The Juglans microcarpa x Juglans regia isolate MS1-56 chromosome 8D, Jm3101_v1.0, whole genome shotgun sequence genomic sequence CAGTGACCAAAGCAAGTATCTATGTTAGTACATAGggaaataaaatacatgtgACTAACACGTGATACAAAgaagaattaaaagaataaatttaattcatgATACATACAAAATCTTCACTTCCTAGAATGGGAATTTAGCAGGTTTTGACAGATCAGGTTGTTCGAggatgattatatataattcttctGCATGCAAAATGCCATTCTTTACCTTAAAAATTTTCAACCGCCCGGGAAACagaaataagaaatttttttatgcaaatagaGGCCATATTTGTTTCGGATAAGCTCTCGAGGAAAGCACCGTTAAAGCTGACTTCATAAGTTGGAGTGGAAGTGGAGAGTTGGCAAGGGACAGATGCAAATAGAGGCCATTCTTGAAGAAAGACCCAGATCAACTTTCCCAATCCAGGCTAAATCTAAAATTGATTCGGATCGATCCCACGTTAAAAGTTGCCAACAAGAAGGGGAAAAGGAAAGTACTTCCGATTTTAGTCGACACAAGGACGTCCCTGGAGGATCCcaacttaaaaaatgtttttcttatacTTCTATCCatggaatttttctttttatttcttcgtTTGTGAAGTATATGCATTGCTGAGAGCAAGGTTTTGAAATGTGTTAAGATTAGTACCTTCTAGATCAAATCAATTTTGAAATGGAATCAACTAAGATCGGCCTGTTCTACATTTTCAACTCATATGttgaaaaattttcatttctagGCTCCTCTGCGATACAGTAGATCCAATCTATTCACCGACGGCAGACAATGCAGTCAGTCCCTGAGATAGTCTTTGCCTCCACCAGCAGTCTTAAGGCCAGAGGAAAAGAGCCACCAATCCAACCCTTTACCCCATTCAACCAAACAAAGCTTATTTCACATATGCTACATTTATTTGCTAAGAGTCCTAGTAAAAACGCAACATCCATCTTTAGAGCTACCTTGTAACAACCGAAATCCAACAAAAGTTCCCCATTATACACatgtaaataatatatgcatgggaGGTATTACATTTGCTGCACAGGCCTCAAATTGAAGTCAAACAAATTTaacttctttccatttcctaCATAATTTAATAGAACCCCCGAAATCCAGATCTACTCGAAACTATTTCAAGGTACTAGTACGTCAATATGCTTAAATCCAGTAAtcagaaagtttgaaaaaaaaaaaaacaggaatGGAAACAGTTGAGAGATACCACTTCCACTTGAGTTTTTATGGTCCATTGAAACATCAGTTTGCCAACCAGAGACATACAAGTAATTAAATGCGACCGAAACTGAGAGATTAATAGAGGCATGGGGTACGGTGTTTATTGCTTCAAGATACATAACTCATAATAGGGTTTGTTACAACATCATACAAACATGGATTTAGAGTATCCAATCTTCTTTAAAGATAGCATAACAGCAGATCTCTCCGACCATAATGAGACAGCACATTCAATATAATAGCTTAATTCTGCAATGTCGATTCAATTGATAGCTGCTGTGAACTGGTAAGAGGCATAAGAAAGGGTACCCATGTCCCAGCTATGGTGAACGAGTTTAGCCTTTGCATTCTCACCAGCGGCACCCATGGCAACATGCAATGGGTAAAAGTGATCTGGCCAGGGGTGAGCCAATTTTGCACATGGTGCCTTCTCATCCCAGTGATTCACGTCTTCATACCTACACAGGGAATTGAGTGCTTAATTTCAAACCATAGAAGCTAATGAAGTTAGACAGATTGGACTTTCATGCAGCAATAACCAAGATTAGAAGTCAAGCCAGAAAAGCAATAAAGAAGCCGCCAGTTAATGCGCATTATCCTCCCCATATTTGGTTGGCATTTCCATATGGACAAACTGCCTCTTACCAAGCAACATTCATACCGACTTTGGCTCTAACAAAGCCAGGGCATTTTGTCACCGTAATGCAATggacattgttttttttttttttttttttttttttgcaattgttAGAATGCTTTATCGTTGATTAGAATGTCACGCCCCCTAGCatctattttaataatttggtcATTGGGGGCTAAGAGACTCCTAATCACTACTTGCCCAGATTTTTGGATGACTGAATGTGGCCCTAATGGCAAGGTAAGGGGAGAGAGATATCCAACCAGTGGTTTGGTGGCATTCTCTGTAGGAGCTCATGAGAGCAAACAATTTCGACATCCTTTGAtggatataattataattttgtaaattccGAAAAGTAACCAGATTTAGAACAAAAACGGTGAGATAAGTAAATGGTAAATACTACTAAGTTACCTTCCTTCAACAAGAGCATCTTTAAGCCAGGTATCAAAATCCAAAGCCCAAGAAGGAACGGGGCTGTCCCTGGGTAAAATGTTTCTCAGGTTATGAGTAGCACTACCAGAACCCATGATGAGAACACCTTCCTCCTTAAGAGGGGCTAAAGCCTTCCCCAAGTTGTAGTGATAAGTGCCATCCCTATCTGATTGAACGGAGAGTTGGCACACTGGGATATCTGCCTCTGGATACATTAACATTAGGGGGACCCATGCACCATGGTCAAGCCCTCGCTTTCTATCTTCGTCAACACGCTCGAAGCCTGATGCTTTGAGCAGTTCCTTCACCCTCTTAGCCAGTTCTGGAGCTCCCGGTGCAGGGTACTTGAGCTGGTAGATGATAAGAGAAACAGAATTCAGAGAAGATTGCAACATGAATggattactaaaaaaaaaataccctctTTACACAGCCAAGTTGATGCATTGCTGTCCTCCATGCGTCTTGTGATGTGAGCATATAAACTTGTGTTTAAAGCTTGTTTGTTCTCGCTTAGGGGCGTTTCCAATCTTCCCTCGAGGCAAAAAATTTTATCTAGTATGTCCTTTGAACGTAATAATATTATGTCCCGATCGGAAGAAAGTAGGTAGAATTAGAACAGGGGGAGAGAAGGGTGATTTAACAAAAACGTCTGGAACTATGAGGTTTGGTTGGAAAGGGAGAGGTTGAATCCTTCGTAATCTATCATCAGCACCCATCCACCATTACCAAACCCACCTACAACCGTGCACACCACGTAACTCTTCAGTCTTCCCCATTCATTTGTCCACaagaatttctttttatttttattttttattttttaaagatttgggGAAGGAGACCATGAAAGTCCTATATGAGGTTTTACAGAAAGACATGGAATGATCAAATATCAAAGTTGAGCACAAGTGTTAAGGAAATCTCCACTGATACATCTGTCCCTGATTCTAAGGGATAATATTCTGCCAAGCTTTGGAAACTTTGACCATTATATTTAGGAGCAATCAGTGCAACGGTCATCCTTGTATCTTGTCCATAATTTTAGGCTATTGATTTGTAgtttacatttttatatttacctTGTATACAATCTGTCATATATAAAAGGAGACACTCGACTCTGGATCATCATCCAGAATCATTCCCATTTCAGCTTTTGTTTTATGGTGTCAGAGCTTTAACGTGAcctctgtcttttttttttttttcttttcaaatggcTTCCACTCCAGTCACTCCTGTCAGTATTCACAGCCTTGTTACCATTAAACTTACTAAAGAATCTATTGTGGAACGCTCAAATTGGACCTTACTTACGTGGGCAAAGGCTTTTCGGCTATGTCAATGGTTCCATAACCCAGCCACCCACTCATATAACCAACCCTGCGGCAGCAACGTCTGAAGCTGCCCCTTCCGAAATACCCAACCCCAATTACACTATCTGGTTTGATCAAGATCAAGTGGTGCTAAGCACACTGGTCTCTTCTTTGTCTGAAAATATTCTGGCTCAAATGGTGGGGATCTCCACCTCCAGAGAAGTTTGGGTCGCCTTGGAGACTATTTTCGCCTTCCATTCCCGTGCCCGTGCCATGCAAACCAGACAAATCCTTTCTGTCATCAAAAAACCAAATCAATCAATCTCTGATTATTTTCAGAAGATCAAGACTCATGCAGACACTTTAGCCGC encodes the following:
- the LOC121243115 gene encoding extradiol ring-cleavage dioxygenase gives rise to the protein MATFYISHGSPTLSFDEEIPARHFLKAWEDQGFCRRPTSILVISGHWDTPVPSVNVISGPNQTIHDFYNFPKHMYKLKYPAPGAPELAKRVKELLKASGFERVDEDRKRGLDHGAWVPLMLMYPEADIPVCQLSVQSDRDGTYHYNLGKALAPLKEEGVLIMGSGSATHNLRNILPRDSPVPSWALDFDTWLKDALVEGRYEDVNHWDEKAPCAKLAHPWPDHFYPLHVAMGAAGENAKAKLVHHSWDMGTLSYASYQFTAAIN